One genomic segment of Theobroma cacao cultivar B97-61/B2 chromosome 6, Criollo_cocoa_genome_V2, whole genome shotgun sequence includes these proteins:
- the LOC18596124 gene encoding ABC transporter C family member 8 isoform X1: protein MASMTTLLGVLAFICEGKLDFGSFCFQRTIIDVINLLFLFVFYLLLLGGSVKKHQSSVVNIRDWISLVVSICCALTSILYLGAGLWNLIAKNDGFNNLSWLVALVRGLIWISLAISLFVQKSQWMRFLITAWWVSFSLLVSALHIEVLFGTHSIEILDIFPWLVNILLLFCALRNFIHLVRKRAEDESLSELLLEEKEEKNQTEICQASFLSKLAFSWINPLLSLGYVRPLALEDIPSITIEDESNLAYQKFANAWESLVRETSSSDRRNLVLRAITKVYFKENIIIVVCALLRTIAVVALPLLLYAFVNYSNQDEENLQEGLVLLGCLILSKVVESLSQRHWYFDSRRSGMRMRSALMVAVYQKQLKLSSLGRRRHSAGEIVNYIAVDAYRMGECLWWFHSTWSLVLQLFMSIGVLFSVVGLGAIPGLVPLLTCGFLNMPFAKLLQKCQSEFMIAQDERLRTTSEILNSMKIIKLQSWEEKFKGLIESQRGKEFKWLSKQQLFRPYGTVLYWMSPTIVSSVVFLGCALFGSAPLNAGTIFTVLATLRSMAEPVRMLPEALSILIQVKVSFDRINTFLLDDELNNNEVRKIPLQNSDRSVKIQAGNFSWDPEITSPTLKSVDLEIKRGQKIAVCGPVGAGKSSLLYAVLGEIPKLSGSVHVFESIAYVSQTSWIQSGTIRDNILYGKPMDADKYEKAIKACALDKDINSFDHGDLTEIGQRGINMSGGQKQRIQLARAVYNDADIYLLDDPFSAVDAHTAAVLFNDCVMTALEKKTVILVTHQVEFLSEVDRILVMEGGKITQSGSYEELLKAGTAFQQLVNAHRDAITVLGSLNSEGQGESQGLAVVRPEMFNGSYPTKQNSEGEISVKGPPGVQLTQDEEKEIGDVGWKPFLDYVSVSKGSLHLSLSILTQSTFVILQTASTYWLAFAIQIPNMSSSMLIGVYTGIATLSAVFVYFRSYYAAHLGLKASKAFFSGLTNAIFKAPMLFFDSTPVGRILTRASSDMSILDFDIPFAIIFVAAGVTEVIATIGIMAFITWQVLIVAILAMVAVNYIQGYYMSSARELIRVNGTTKAPVMNYAAETSLGVVTIRAFNMVDRFFKNYLKLVDTDATLFFLSNAAMEWLVLRIETLQNLTLFTAAFFLLLLPKSQVTPGLVGLSLSYALSLTGTQIFASRWYCNLSNYIISVERIKQFMHLPAEPPAIIEDNRPPSSWPPKGRIELQELKIRYRPNAPLVLKGISCTFREGTRVGVVGRTGSGKTTLISALFRLVEPASGKILIDGLDICSMGLKDLRMKLSIIPQEPTLFRGSIRTNLDPLGLYSDDEIWKALEKCQLKTTISGLPNKLDSSVSDEGENWSVGQRQLFCLGRVLLKRNRILVLDEATASIDSATDAILQRVIRQEFSNCTVITVAHRVPTVIDSDMVMVLSYGKLPEYDEPSNLMEINSSFSKLVAEYWSSCRSNSYQNFSSYQ, encoded by the exons ATGGCTTCCATGACGACCTTACTTG GGGTATTGGCTTTTATTTGTGAAGGAAAACTTGATTTTGGttctttttgctttcaaaGAACCATCATAGATGTCATAAATCTGCTATTCCTCTTTGTTTTCTATCTACTTTTGCTTGGAGGCTCTGTCAAAAAACATCAAAGCAGTGTAGTTAACATAAGGGACTGGATCTCCCTTGTTGTTTCTATCTGTTGTGCTCTTACTAGCATTCTGTATCTTGGTGCTGGTTTGTGGAATCTAATAGCAAAAAATGATGGATTTAATAACTTGAGCTGGTTGGTTGCGCTTGTtagaggattgatttggatttCTTTAGCGATTTCCTTGTTTGTTCAAAAATCACAATGGATGAGATTTCTCATCACTGCTTGGTGGGTGTCATTCTCTTTACTGGTTTCCGCTCTGCATATTGAGGTTCTGTTTGGAACACACAGCATTGAAATTTTGGACATCTTTCCATGGCTTGTGAATATCTTGCTGCTATTTTGTGCTCTTAGAAACTTCATACATTTGGTTAGGAAACGTGCTGAAGATGAGAGTTTATCAGAACTTCTATTAgaggaaaaggaagaaaaaaaccaaacagAAATTTGTCAGGCCAGTTTTCTTAGCAAATTGGCATTTTCTTGGATTAATCCCCTGCTTTCTTTGGGTTACGTGAGACCATTAGCTCTTGAAGACATCCCTTCGATTACTATAGAAGATGAATCCAATTTGGCCTACCAAAAGTTTGCTAATGCATGGGAATCCCTTGTGAGAGAGACGAGCTCAAGCGATAGGAGAAACTTGGTTCTTAGGGCCATAACAAAAGTCTACTTcaaggaaaatataataatagtaGTTTGTGCGTTGCTTAGGACTATTGCTGTAGTAGCTCTTCCTTTATTGCTCTATGCTTTTGTAAATTATTCAAACCAGGATGAGGAAAATCTACAAGAAGGTCTTGTGTTATTAGGATGCCTCATTCTTTCCAAGGTTGTTGAGTCGTTGTCGCAGAGGCATTGGTATTTTGATTCAAGGAGGTCAGGAATGAGGATGAGATCAGCATTAATGGTGGCAGTCTATCAGAAGCAACTGAAGCTTTCAAGTTTGGGAAGGAGAAGACATTCAGCTGGGGAGATTGTGAATTACATAGCAGTAGATGCCTATAGAATGGGAGAATGTCTATGGTGGTTTCATTCAACTTGGAGTCTTGTATTGCAGCTTTTCATGTCTATTGGAGTACTTTTCTCAGTTGTTGGTCTTGGTGCTATACCTGGTTTAGTCCCTCTCCTCACATGTGGATTCCTTAATATGCCATTTGCAAAGTTACTACAAAAATGTCAATCTGAATTTATGATCGCCCAAGATGAGAGACTAAGAACAACTTCTGAGATCTTAAATAGCATGAAGATCATCAAGTTGCAATCATGGGAGGAGaaatttaagggcttgattgAATCCCAACGTGGTAAGGAGTTCAAATGGCTTTCTAAACAGCAATTGTTCAGGCCTTATGGCACTGTCTTGTATTGGATGTCTCCAACCATTGTTTCTTCAGTTGTCTTCTTGGGATGTGCTCTATTTGGGAGCGCCCCATTGAATGCTGGAACAATCTTTACAGTTCTTGCAACACTAAGAAGCATGGCAGAGCCTGTTAGGATGTTACCTGAGGCACTTTCAATTCTTATACAAGTCAAAGTTTCTTTTGATAGAATTAATACCTTTCTGCTTGACGATGAGCTTAACAATAACGAAGTAAGGAAAATTCCCTTGCAGAATTCTGATAGAAGTGTGAAAATACAAGCAGGAAATTTCAGTTGGGATCCAGAAATAACAAGTCCAACCCTTAAAAGTGTGGACTTGGAAATAAAAAGGGGGCAGAAAATAGCTGTTTGTGGACCAGTTGGGGCCGGAAAATCCTCACTCTTGTATGCAGTGCTAGGAGAGATACCAAAACTTTCAGGATCT GTTCATGTGTTTGAATCCATTGCCTATGTTTCTCAAACTTCTTGGATCCAGAGTGGGACAATTCGTGACAACATACTCTATGGAAAGCCAATGGATGCAGACAAATATGAGAAGGCCATTAAAGCTTGTGCTTTGGATAAAGATATCAATAGTTTTGACCATGGTGATCTTACGGAAATAGGTCAGAGGGGGATTAACATGAGTGGAGGACAGAAGCAGAGGATTCAACTTGCTAGAGCTGTCTATAATGATGCTGATATCTATCTTCTTGATGACCCTTTCAGTGCTGTAGATGCACATACAGCTGCTGTTTTGTTCAAT GACTGTGTCATGACTGCTCTAGAGAAGAAAACTGTCATCTTGGTGACTCATCAAGTGGAGTTTCTCTCAGAAGTTGATAGAATTCTG GTTATGgagggtggaaaaattactcAATCAGGAAGCTATGAAGAGCTGTTAAAGGCTGGGACGGCTTTTCAACAACTTGTGAATGCTCATAGAGATGCCATAACAGTATTGGGTTCGTTGAATAGTGAAGGTCAAGGAGAATCTCAAGGGCTTGCTGTAGTTCGACCAGAGATGTTTAATGGATCTTATCCAACTAAACAGAACAGTGAGGGGGAGATCTCGGTGAAGGGTCCGCCTGGAGTACAATTAACACAAGATGAAGAAAAGGAGATTGGCGATGTTGGATGGAAGCCATTCCTGGATTATGTTTCTGTCTCAAAAGGATCTCTTCATCTATCTTTAAGTATATTGACTCAGTCTACCTTTGTCATTCTTCAGACTGCTTCTACCTATTGGTTGGCATTTGCCATTCAAATTCCTAATATGAGTAGCAGCATGTTGATAGGAGTTTACACTGGAATTGCAACACTTAGTGCTGTTTTCGTATATTTTAGATCATATTATGCTGCTCATCTAGGATTAAAAGCTTCTAAAGCCTTCTTCTCTGGTCTCACCAATGCCATTTTCAAAGCTCCAATGCTTTTCTTTGATTCTACTCCTGTTGGGAGGATTCTAACCCGA GCTTCATCAGATATGAGtattcttgattttgacataccaTTTGCCATTATCTTTGTGGCAGCTGGTGTTACTGAAGTCATAGCAACAATTGGAATCATGGCCTTTATTACATGGCAAGTTCTCATTGTCGCCATTCTTGCTATGGTAGCAGTAAACTACATTCAG GGGTACTATATGTCCTCTGCAAGGGAACTAATAAGAGTTAATGGAACAACAAAAGCTCCTGTTATGAATTATGCAGCTGAGACATCACTTGGAGTGGTTACTATAAGAGCTTTTAACATGGTGGATAGGTTCTTTAAAAATTACCTAAAGCTTGTTGACACAGATGccactcttttctttctttctaatGCAGCCATGGAATGGCTAGTTCTAAGGATTGAGACACTTCAAAACCTGACTCTATTCACTGCtgcatttttccttcttctgcTTCCAAAAAGCCAAGTTACTCCAG GGCTTGTGGgactctctctttcttatgCTTTATCGCTAACAGGAACACAAATTTTTGCATCTCGATGGTATTGCAACTTATCAAACTACATAATTTCAGTTGAACGGATAAAACAGTTCATGCACTTACCTGCAGAACCTCCAGCAATTATAGAAGACAACAGGCCACCATCTTCTTGGCCACCTAAGGGTAGGATAGAATTGCAAGAACTGAAG ATAAGATATCGTCCGAATGCTCCATTAGTCCTCAAAGGAATCTCTTGCACTTTCCGAGAAGGGACCAGAGTAGGAGTTGTCGGACGGACTGGAAGTGGCAAAACTACACTTATAAGTGCCTTGTTTCGCCTAGTAGAGCCTGCAAGTGGGAAAATTCTTATAGATGGACTTGATATATGCTCTATGGGACTGAAAGATCTGAGAATGAAGCTTAGCATAATCCCTCAAGAGCCAACTCTATTTAGGGGCAGCATTCGAACTAACTTAGACCCCTTAGGCCTCTACTCAGATGATGAAATATGGAAG GCTTTGGAGAAGTGTCAACTTAAGACAACAATCAGTGGCCTGCCAAACAAGTTAGATTCATCTG TGAGTGATGAAGGTGAGAATTGGAGTGTGGGGCAGCGACAACTCTTTTGCCTTGGAAGAGTTCTTCTAAAGAGAAATAGAATTCTGGTCCTAGATGAAGCTACTGCTTCAATAGACTCTGCAACAGATGCTATTTTACAAAGAGTTATCAGACAAGAGTTCTCAAATTGCACAGTGATAACAGTAGCTCATAGAGTTCCAACTGTTATAGATAGTGACATGGTCATGGTCCTCTCCTATG GTAAATTGCCGGAGTATGATGAGCCCTCAAACCTTATGGAGATAAACTCTTCCTTTTCTAAGCTAGTAGCTGAATATTGGTCAAGTTGCAGGAGCAATTCCTATCAAAATTTTAGCAGTTATCAATGA
- the LOC18596127 gene encoding inorganic pyrophosphatase 2, with amino-acid sequence MVDIVVIFDFDKTIIDCDSDNWVLDELGATKLFNQLLPTMPWNPLMDRMMKELHSQGTKIEDIKAVLKRTPIHPRIIQAIKSAYALGCDLKIVSDANAFFIETILKHHGLREYFSEINTNPGFVDEEGRLRIFPHHDFTQSPHGCHHPCPPNMCKGTVIERIQASMSMKGKKTIIYLGDGVGDFCPSLKLGDGDYVMPRKNFPVWDLICENRRLIKAEICEWSNGEEFEHVLLHVINRISIDRNNSDNTARLYSIDCKLQTLPGAAQEKAFSHALYVPH; translated from the exons ATGGTTGACATAGTTGTGATTTTCGATTTCGATAAAACGATTATCGATTGTGATAGTGATAACTGGGTGTTGGATGAATTGGGTGCTACAAAGTTGTTCAACCAACTCCTTCCGACCATGCCTTGGAACCCTCTTATG GATCGAATGATGAAAGAACTTCATTCACAAGGAACAAAAATTGAGGACATTAAAGCTGTTCTTAAAAGGACCCCGATACATCCTCGAATCATCCAGGCCATTAAATCGGCTTATGCTTTGGG ATGTGATTTGAAGATTGTAAGCGATGCTAACGCGTTCTTCATTGAGACAATCTTGAAACATCATGGCCTGAGGGAATACTTTTCAGAGATCAATACAAACCCGGGTTTCGTTGATGAAGAAGGCAGGCTACGTATCTTCCCTCATCATGATTTCACTCAATCTCCCCATGGATGTCATCATCCCTGCCCTCCAAATATGTGCAAG GGTACTGTGATTGAAAGGATTCAAGCTTCCATGTCCATGAAGGGgaagaaaacaataatttaccTTGGTGATGGGGTTGGTGATTTCTGCCCGAGTTTGAAGCTTGGAGATGGAGACTACGTAATGCCAAGGAAGAATTTCCCTGTTTGGGACTTGATATGCGAAAACAGGAGGTTAATAAAGGCAGAAATATGCGAATGGAGCAATGGAGAGGAGTTTGAGCATGTGTTACTCCACGTTATCAACAGGATTTCCATTGATAGAAACAACAGTGACAATACTGCTCGGCTGTATTCGATTGATTGCAAACTCCAAACACTGCCAGGCGCTGCTCAAGAAAAAGCCTTCTCCCATGCCCTTTATGTTCCTCATTAG
- the LOC18596126 gene encoding abscisic acid receptor PYL2, with the protein MNPNLSTCYNNLTKEEISKLESIIQTHHTFPPASNTCTSLITQRINAPLSFIWPFVRDFENPNKYKHFIKSCTMKGDGGVGSMRDVTVISGLPASTSTEILEVLDDDDHVLSFRLVGGDHRLNNYRAVTSVNEFNQGGKAYSMVLESYTVEIPQGNTEEDTKMFVDTVVKLNLQKLADVAMAALQGHETKVV; encoded by the coding sequence ATGAACCCTAATCTTTCTACTTGTTACAATAATCTAACCAAAGAAGAAATCTCCAAGCTTGAGTCCATCATCCAAACCCACCATACGTTTCCTCCAGCCTCAAACACATGCACATCTTTGATAACACAACGTATAAACGCTCCCTTAAGCTTCATATGGCCATTTGTACGCGATTTCGAAAACCCTAATAAGTACAAGCACTTCATTAAGAGTTGCACAATGAAAGGAGATGGGGGAGTTGGAAGCATGAGAGATGTCACAGTTATATCAGGCTTACCGGCGTCGACAAGCACGGAAATACTGGAGGTATTAGACGATGATGACCATGTTTTGAGCTTTCGGCTTGTGGGAGGAGATCATAGGCTGAATAACTATAGGGCAGTGACATCGGTTAATGAGTTTAACCAAGGAGGGAAGGCTTACAGCATGGTTTTGGAGTCCTATACGGTGGAGATACCCCAAGGGAACACTGAAGAGGACACTAAGATGTTTGTGGATACTGTTGTGAAGTTGAACTTGCAAAAGCTTGCAGACGTCGCCATGGCAGCTTTACAAGGACATGAAACAAAGGTTGTTTGA
- the LOC18596124 gene encoding ABC transporter C family member 8 isoform X2 — MASMTTLLGVLAFICEGKLDFGSFCFQRTIIDVINLLFLFVFYLLLLGGSVKKHQSSVVNIRDWISLVVSICCALTSILYLGAGLWNLIAKNDGFNNLSWLVALVRGLIWISLAISLFVQKSQWMRFLITAWWVSFSLLVSALHIEVLFGTHSIEILDIFPWLVNILLLFCALRNFIHLVRKRAEDESLSELLLEEKEEKNQTEICQASFLSKLAFSWINPLLSLGYVRPLALEDIPSITIEDESNLAYQKFANAWESLVRETSSSDRRNLVLRAITKVYFKENIIIVVCALLRTIAVVALPLLLYAFVNYSNQDEENLQEGLVLLGCLILSKVVESLSQRHWYFDSRRSGMRMRSALMVAVYQKQLKLSSLGRRRHSAGEIVNYIAVDAYRMGECLWWFHSTWSLVLQLFMSIGVLFSVVGLGAIPGLVPLLTCGFLNMPFAKLLQKCQSEFMIAQDERLRTTSEILNSMKIIKLQSWEEKFKGLIESQRGKEFKWLSKQQLFRPYGTVLYWMSPTIVSSVVFLGCALFGSAPLNAGTIFTVLATLRSMAEPVRMLPEALSILIQVKVSFDRINTFLLDDELNNNEVRKIPLQNSDRSVKIQAGNFSWDPEITSPTLKSVDLEIKRGQKIAVCGPVGAGKSSLLYAVLGEIPKLSGSVHVFESIAYVSQTSWIQSGTIRDNILYGKPMDADKYEKAIKACALDKDINSFDHGDLTEIGQRGINMSGGQKQRIQLARAVYNDADIYLLDDPFSAVDAHTAAVLFNDCVMTALEKKTVILVTHQVEFLSEVDRILVMEGGKITQSGSYEELLKAGTAFQQLVNAHRDAITVLGSLNSEGQGESQGLAVVRPEMFNGSYPTKQNSEGEISVKGPPGVQLTQDEEKEIGDVGWKPFLDYVSVSKGSLHLSLTGVTEVIATIGIMAFITWQVLIVAILAMVAVNYIQGYYMSSARELIRVNGTTKAPVMNYAAETSLGVVTIRAFNMVDRFFKNYLKLVDTDATLFFLSNAAMEWLVLRIETLQNLTLFTAAFFLLLLPKSQVTPGLVGLSLSYALSLTGTQIFASRWYCNLSNYIISVERIKQFMHLPAEPPAIIEDNRPPSSWPPKGRIELQELKIRYRPNAPLVLKGISCTFREGTRVGVVGRTGSGKTTLISALFRLVEPASGKILIDGLDICSMGLKDLRMKLSIIPQEPTLFRGSIRTNLDPLGLYSDDEIWKALEKCQLKTTISGLPNKLDSSVSDEGENWSVGQRQLFCLGRVLLKRNRILVLDEATASIDSATDAILQRVIRQEFSNCTVITVAHRVPTVIDSDMVMVLSYGKLPEYDEPSNLMEINSSFSKLVAEYWSSCRSNSYQNFSSYQ; from the exons ATGGCTTCCATGACGACCTTACTTG GGGTATTGGCTTTTATTTGTGAAGGAAAACTTGATTTTGGttctttttgctttcaaaGAACCATCATAGATGTCATAAATCTGCTATTCCTCTTTGTTTTCTATCTACTTTTGCTTGGAGGCTCTGTCAAAAAACATCAAAGCAGTGTAGTTAACATAAGGGACTGGATCTCCCTTGTTGTTTCTATCTGTTGTGCTCTTACTAGCATTCTGTATCTTGGTGCTGGTTTGTGGAATCTAATAGCAAAAAATGATGGATTTAATAACTTGAGCTGGTTGGTTGCGCTTGTtagaggattgatttggatttCTTTAGCGATTTCCTTGTTTGTTCAAAAATCACAATGGATGAGATTTCTCATCACTGCTTGGTGGGTGTCATTCTCTTTACTGGTTTCCGCTCTGCATATTGAGGTTCTGTTTGGAACACACAGCATTGAAATTTTGGACATCTTTCCATGGCTTGTGAATATCTTGCTGCTATTTTGTGCTCTTAGAAACTTCATACATTTGGTTAGGAAACGTGCTGAAGATGAGAGTTTATCAGAACTTCTATTAgaggaaaaggaagaaaaaaaccaaacagAAATTTGTCAGGCCAGTTTTCTTAGCAAATTGGCATTTTCTTGGATTAATCCCCTGCTTTCTTTGGGTTACGTGAGACCATTAGCTCTTGAAGACATCCCTTCGATTACTATAGAAGATGAATCCAATTTGGCCTACCAAAAGTTTGCTAATGCATGGGAATCCCTTGTGAGAGAGACGAGCTCAAGCGATAGGAGAAACTTGGTTCTTAGGGCCATAACAAAAGTCTACTTcaaggaaaatataataatagtaGTTTGTGCGTTGCTTAGGACTATTGCTGTAGTAGCTCTTCCTTTATTGCTCTATGCTTTTGTAAATTATTCAAACCAGGATGAGGAAAATCTACAAGAAGGTCTTGTGTTATTAGGATGCCTCATTCTTTCCAAGGTTGTTGAGTCGTTGTCGCAGAGGCATTGGTATTTTGATTCAAGGAGGTCAGGAATGAGGATGAGATCAGCATTAATGGTGGCAGTCTATCAGAAGCAACTGAAGCTTTCAAGTTTGGGAAGGAGAAGACATTCAGCTGGGGAGATTGTGAATTACATAGCAGTAGATGCCTATAGAATGGGAGAATGTCTATGGTGGTTTCATTCAACTTGGAGTCTTGTATTGCAGCTTTTCATGTCTATTGGAGTACTTTTCTCAGTTGTTGGTCTTGGTGCTATACCTGGTTTAGTCCCTCTCCTCACATGTGGATTCCTTAATATGCCATTTGCAAAGTTACTACAAAAATGTCAATCTGAATTTATGATCGCCCAAGATGAGAGACTAAGAACAACTTCTGAGATCTTAAATAGCATGAAGATCATCAAGTTGCAATCATGGGAGGAGaaatttaagggcttgattgAATCCCAACGTGGTAAGGAGTTCAAATGGCTTTCTAAACAGCAATTGTTCAGGCCTTATGGCACTGTCTTGTATTGGATGTCTCCAACCATTGTTTCTTCAGTTGTCTTCTTGGGATGTGCTCTATTTGGGAGCGCCCCATTGAATGCTGGAACAATCTTTACAGTTCTTGCAACACTAAGAAGCATGGCAGAGCCTGTTAGGATGTTACCTGAGGCACTTTCAATTCTTATACAAGTCAAAGTTTCTTTTGATAGAATTAATACCTTTCTGCTTGACGATGAGCTTAACAATAACGAAGTAAGGAAAATTCCCTTGCAGAATTCTGATAGAAGTGTGAAAATACAAGCAGGAAATTTCAGTTGGGATCCAGAAATAACAAGTCCAACCCTTAAAAGTGTGGACTTGGAAATAAAAAGGGGGCAGAAAATAGCTGTTTGTGGACCAGTTGGGGCCGGAAAATCCTCACTCTTGTATGCAGTGCTAGGAGAGATACCAAAACTTTCAGGATCT GTTCATGTGTTTGAATCCATTGCCTATGTTTCTCAAACTTCTTGGATCCAGAGTGGGACAATTCGTGACAACATACTCTATGGAAAGCCAATGGATGCAGACAAATATGAGAAGGCCATTAAAGCTTGTGCTTTGGATAAAGATATCAATAGTTTTGACCATGGTGATCTTACGGAAATAGGTCAGAGGGGGATTAACATGAGTGGAGGACAGAAGCAGAGGATTCAACTTGCTAGAGCTGTCTATAATGATGCTGATATCTATCTTCTTGATGACCCTTTCAGTGCTGTAGATGCACATACAGCTGCTGTTTTGTTCAAT GACTGTGTCATGACTGCTCTAGAGAAGAAAACTGTCATCTTGGTGACTCATCAAGTGGAGTTTCTCTCAGAAGTTGATAGAATTCTG GTTATGgagggtggaaaaattactcAATCAGGAAGCTATGAAGAGCTGTTAAAGGCTGGGACGGCTTTTCAACAACTTGTGAATGCTCATAGAGATGCCATAACAGTATTGGGTTCGTTGAATAGTGAAGGTCAAGGAGAATCTCAAGGGCTTGCTGTAGTTCGACCAGAGATGTTTAATGGATCTTATCCAACTAAACAGAACAGTGAGGGGGAGATCTCGGTGAAGGGTCCGCCTGGAGTACAATTAACACAAGATGAAGAAAAGGAGATTGGCGATGTTGGATGGAAGCCATTCCTGGATTATGTTTCTGTCTCAAAAGGATCTCTTCATCTATCTTTAA CTGGTGTTACTGAAGTCATAGCAACAATTGGAATCATGGCCTTTATTACATGGCAAGTTCTCATTGTCGCCATTCTTGCTATGGTAGCAGTAAACTACATTCAG GGGTACTATATGTCCTCTGCAAGGGAACTAATAAGAGTTAATGGAACAACAAAAGCTCCTGTTATGAATTATGCAGCTGAGACATCACTTGGAGTGGTTACTATAAGAGCTTTTAACATGGTGGATAGGTTCTTTAAAAATTACCTAAAGCTTGTTGACACAGATGccactcttttctttctttctaatGCAGCCATGGAATGGCTAGTTCTAAGGATTGAGACACTTCAAAACCTGACTCTATTCACTGCtgcatttttccttcttctgcTTCCAAAAAGCCAAGTTACTCCAG GGCTTGTGGgactctctctttcttatgCTTTATCGCTAACAGGAACACAAATTTTTGCATCTCGATGGTATTGCAACTTATCAAACTACATAATTTCAGTTGAACGGATAAAACAGTTCATGCACTTACCTGCAGAACCTCCAGCAATTATAGAAGACAACAGGCCACCATCTTCTTGGCCACCTAAGGGTAGGATAGAATTGCAAGAACTGAAG ATAAGATATCGTCCGAATGCTCCATTAGTCCTCAAAGGAATCTCTTGCACTTTCCGAGAAGGGACCAGAGTAGGAGTTGTCGGACGGACTGGAAGTGGCAAAACTACACTTATAAGTGCCTTGTTTCGCCTAGTAGAGCCTGCAAGTGGGAAAATTCTTATAGATGGACTTGATATATGCTCTATGGGACTGAAAGATCTGAGAATGAAGCTTAGCATAATCCCTCAAGAGCCAACTCTATTTAGGGGCAGCATTCGAACTAACTTAGACCCCTTAGGCCTCTACTCAGATGATGAAATATGGAAG GCTTTGGAGAAGTGTCAACTTAAGACAACAATCAGTGGCCTGCCAAACAAGTTAGATTCATCTG TGAGTGATGAAGGTGAGAATTGGAGTGTGGGGCAGCGACAACTCTTTTGCCTTGGAAGAGTTCTTCTAAAGAGAAATAGAATTCTGGTCCTAGATGAAGCTACTGCTTCAATAGACTCTGCAACAGATGCTATTTTACAAAGAGTTATCAGACAAGAGTTCTCAAATTGCACAGTGATAACAGTAGCTCATAGAGTTCCAACTGTTATAGATAGTGACATGGTCATGGTCCTCTCCTATG GTAAATTGCCGGAGTATGATGAGCCCTCAAACCTTATGGAGATAAACTCTTCCTTTTCTAAGCTAGTAGCTGAATATTGGTCAAGTTGCAGGAGCAATTCCTATCAAAATTTTAGCAGTTATCAATGA